From the Kitasatospora atroaurantiaca genome, the window CCCAGAACCTCGTCAAGGCCGGCCACACCGTCACCGGCTTCAACCTGACCCAGCCCCCGATCGACGCCCTGGTGGCGGCCGGCGGCCACGGTGCCACCAGCATCGCCGAGGCGGTCAAGGACGCCGAGGTCGTCATCACGATGGTCCCCGCCGACCCGCACGTCGAGCAGGTCATCCTCGGTGAGGGCGGTGTGCTGGAGAACGTCAAGGCCGGCACGCTCGTGATCGACATGTCCTCGATCACCCCGCAGACCTCGATCAAGGTCGAGGCCGCCGCCAAGGAGAAGGGCGTCCGCACCCTGGACGCCCCGGTCTCCGGCGGCGAGGCCGGCGCCATCGAGGCCGTGCTCTCCATCATGGTCGGCGGTGCCGCCGAGGACTTCGCCGAGGCCAAGCCGCTCTTCGACGCGCTGGGCACCACGGTCATCCACGTCGGCCCGGCCGGTGCCGGCCAGACCGTGAAGGCCGCCAACCAGCTGATCGTCGCCGTCAACATCCAGGTCCTGGCCGAGGCCGTGGTCTTCCTGGAGAACGCGGGCGTCGACCTCGGTGCCGCGCTCGACGTGCTCGGCGGCGGTCTGGCCGGTTCGACCGTGCTGAACCGCAAGAAGGCCAACATGATCGACCGCCAGTTCGCCCCGGGCTTCCGGATCGACCTGCACCACAAGGACATGGGCATCGTCACCGACGCCGCCCGCGCCGTCGGTGCCGCCCTCCCGGTGGGCGCGGTCGTCGCCCAGCTGGTCGCCTCGGCCCGCGCCAACGGTGACGGCTCGCTCGACCACTCCGCGCTGCTGCGTGGCGTCGAGCGCCTCTCCGGCCGCGAGGTCAAGTAACCCCATAGCTCCTCCTGGTGGCGTGTACCTGTCCGGTCGTGCCCGCGTCACCAGGAGGCCAGATTCGGTCGGCAGGCGGGCTCGGTGCTCACCGCCCTCCTGCCGATCGGTCCAAGCCGGCGGCGCGCGTCACCCTCCCGGGGGCACTTCGGTCGTGCCTGCGCGCCCCGCCCGGCCCCCTCCTTCGCCGAGGGGAGCCTCTCGTACGTCGGAAGCGGGACGAGAGGAACGGCGGGGAGGGGGTCGCACCCCCCAACTCTGTACAGAATCGGGTTTACCTACAGGGGCGCGGGGAACTGCGCGACCAGCCCCCTACGAAGGTGCACGGTTGCGCACGCAGTTCGCCGCGCGCCCCCAGTGGTCAGCCCAACTCAGTAGTCAGCCCGTTCCGGAAGTGAGGCCCACGCCATGCCCGCCACCCCCACTCAGGGCCATGTCGTCGTAGCCCCCGACAAGTTCAAGGGCACGCTGGAGGGCGCCGAGGTCGCCGCCCGGATCGCCGCCGGCATCCGCCGCGCCGCACCCGGCACCGAGATCCGCGAGCTCCCCGTCGCCGACGGCGGCGAGGGCACCCTGGCCGCCGCCCTGGCCGCAGGCTTCACCCGCATCCCCGCCAAGGTGGCCGGCCCGACCGGCCTCCCGGTGGACGCCGCGATCGCCGTCAAGGGCGACACTGCCGTGGTCGAGCTGGCCCAGTCCTCCGGACTCGCCCGGCTCCCCGGCGGCCGTACCGCCCCGCTCGCCGCAGGCTCGTACGGCGTGGGCCAGCTGATCGGACGCGCCGTCAGCCTGGGCGCCAAGCGCATCGTGCTCGGCCTCGGCGGCAGCGCCTGCACCGACGGCGGTGCGGGCATGGTCCAGGCACTCGGCGTGGGCCTCTTCGACTCCGACGGTACGGAGCTCCCGCCCGGTGGCGCGGCGCTCCGCAAGCTGGCCCGTCTCGACCCGGGGTCCATCGCGGACATGCTCACCGGTGTCGAGATCGTCGTGGCCTGCGACGTCGACAACCCGCTGCTCGGGCCGCGCGGCGCCACCGCCGTGTACGGCCCGCAGAAGGGCGCCGACTTCGACGACCTCCAGATCCTCGAGGAAGGCCTGACCCGCTGGGCGGACACCGTCCGCGACGCGACCGGCCAGGACTTCCGCGACGCCCCCGGCGCCGGGGCCGCAGGCGGGGTGGGCTTCGCCGCCCTCGCTCTGCTCGGCGCCACCATGCGGCCCGGCATCGAGCTTCTGCTCGAGCTGCTGGGCTTCGACGAGGCCGTGCGTGGGGCACGCCTCGTCGTGACCGGCGAGGGTTGCCTGGACGCGCAGACGCTCCATGGCAAGGCACCCGCCGGCGTTGCCGCGGCGGCCACTCGGGCGGGGGTTCGGGTGGCCGCTGTGGCAGGGCGGCTCGAGTTGTCGGAGGACGAGTGGCGGGCGGCGGGCTTCGTGGCCGCGTACGCGCTCACCGATCTGGCCGAGCAGCCCGGGGACAGCATGACCAAGGCGGCGGAGCTGGCAGAGGTCGCGGGGGAGCGACTCGCGGCCGAGCTCCTGGTCCGCTGAGCCCTCGTACTTTCCTACATTGACGTTTTGTTGAAGGCGGCCCTAGGCTCCGAGCCATCGCAGCTGTCAGTCTGATGAAAAGACCTCAACTGCCCCCATGGCGCTGCCCACCCGCCTTCAGCGACCCCCACTCGTACCATCCCCAGTCCGGAGGTCCAGATGTCCCTCAGCGAGACGCCACCCACCACCGTGGTGATCCGCTCCCGCCGTGTGGTCCTGCCGGACGGCGAGCGTCCCGCTGACGTACTGATCCGGGACGGGAAGATCGAGCAGATCGCCGCCCACGGCTCCCTCCTGGCCGGCGACCAGCACCTCACCGATCTCGGCGACGTCGCCCTGCTGCCGGGCCTGGTCGACACCCACGTGCACGTGAACGAGCCCGGCCGCACGGAGTGGGAGGGCTTCGCCACCGCGACCTGTGCCGCCGCCGCCGGTGGGGTCACCACCATCATCGACATGCCGCTCAACTCCATCCCGCCCACCACGACGGTGGACGGCCTGGAGGCCAAGCGGAAGATCGCCGAGGGCCAGGCCTGGGTCGACCTGGGCTTCTGGGGCGGCGCGATCCCGGGCAACGCCGCCGACCTCGAGCCGCTCCACAACGCGGGCGTGTTCGGCTTCAAGAGCTTCCTGGCCCCCTCCGGCGTGGACGAGTTCCCGCACGTCGAGCAGGCCGACCTGGAGACCGCCCTCGCCGAGCAGGCCCGGATCGGCGCGCTGGCGATCATCCACGCCGAGGACCCGGCCGTCCTGGAGGCCGCCCCGCAGCAGCCCGGCGTGCACTACCGCGACTTCCTCGCCTCGCGCCCCGATGACGCCGAGGCCGCCGCGGTCGCCCGTCTGCTGGACACCGCCCGTCGCACCGGCGCCCGCGTCCACATCCTGCACGTCTCCTCCGCGGCCGTCCTGCCCCTGCTCCGCCAGGCCCGCGAGGACGGCGTCCAGGTGACCGCCGAGACCTGTCCGCACTACCTCACCCTCGCAGCCGAGGAGGTGCCGGACGGCGACACCGCCTTCAAGTGCTGCCCGCCGATCCGCGACGAGTCCAACCGCGACCAGCTCTGGGCCGCACTGGCGAACGGCGAGT encodes:
- a CDS encoding glycerate kinase, with amino-acid sequence MPATPTQGHVVVAPDKFKGTLEGAEVAARIAAGIRRAAPGTEIRELPVADGGEGTLAAALAAGFTRIPAKVAGPTGLPVDAAIAVKGDTAVVELAQSSGLARLPGGRTAPLAAGSYGVGQLIGRAVSLGAKRIVLGLGGSACTDGGAGMVQALGVGLFDSDGTELPPGGAALRKLARLDPGSIADMLTGVEIVVACDVDNPLLGPRGATAVYGPQKGADFDDLQILEEGLTRWADTVRDATGQDFRDAPGAGAAGGVGFAALALLGATMRPGIELLLELLGFDEAVRGARLVVTGEGCLDAQTLHGKAPAGVAAAATRAGVRVAAVAGRLELSEDEWRAAGFVAAYALTDLAEQPGDSMTKAAELAEVAGERLAAELLVR
- the allB gene encoding allantoinase AllB, with protein sequence MSLSETPPTTVVIRSRRVVLPDGERPADVLIRDGKIEQIAAHGSLLAGDQHLTDLGDVALLPGLVDTHVHVNEPGRTEWEGFATATCAAAAGGVTTIIDMPLNSIPPTTTVDGLEAKRKIAEGQAWVDLGFWGGAIPGNAADLEPLHNAGVFGFKSFLAPSGVDEFPHVEQADLETALAEQARIGALAIIHAEDPAVLEAAPQQPGVHYRDFLASRPDDAEAAAVARLLDTARRTGARVHILHVSSAAVLPLLRQAREDGVQVTAETCPHYLTLAAEEVPDGDTAFKCCPPIRDESNRDQLWAALANGEFIAVVSDHSPSTPDLKLLQKYGGSGDFAAAWGGIASLQLGLPAIWTEARRRGHTLSDVIRWMSAGPASLVGLTGTKGAIAVGHDADLVAFDPDGEFAVNAEELHHRNPVTPYAGKTLTGSVRTTWLRGRVVDVDAEPFGRQITRH